The following are from one region of the Mesorhizobium sp. B4-1-4 genome:
- a CDS encoding beta-xylosidase, with protein sequence MIEAAMIWNEPNNKSHWDPELDPDWSRFATMAILAADAIKRENPAVTKVLGGISPIDAGFMTRMKEFGVLDHLDAVAVHGFPLDWNLWQIQEWPQKLGEISAVIDLPIWVSEVGISTFGAEEVQVWGLRRTAELLIGNTPRIQWYSLYDLPRAWEATTRHREAEGSSYYRHFYMGLLREDGTPKPALEEFLRYAPQIGLVQWFHYQDHRLDDAVAWMKRLGVTHMRTGLSWADSFRPNALDWFDRQMQALEDFNVTVTFCFTPEHRGLQPHHTSPPLVPEEFAEFCAAMIQRYAPGISAGAVPARRASAA encoded by the coding sequence ATGATTGAAGCCGCCATGATCTGGAACGAGCCCAACAACAAGTCCCATTGGGATCCCGAGCTTGATCCCGACTGGAGCCGCTTCGCCACCATGGCGATCCTGGCCGCGGATGCGATAAAGCGGGAAAATCCGGCAGTGACCAAGGTCCTCGGCGGTATCTCGCCGATCGATGCGGGGTTCATGACCCGGATGAAGGAATTCGGCGTCCTCGATCACCTCGACGCTGTCGCCGTGCACGGTTTCCCGCTGGACTGGAACCTTTGGCAAATCCAGGAGTGGCCGCAAAAGCTCGGCGAGATTTCCGCGGTCATCGACCTCCCGATCTGGGTCAGCGAAGTCGGTATCTCGACCTTTGGCGCGGAAGAGGTCCAGGTCTGGGGCTTGCGCCGTACGGCGGAACTGCTGATCGGCAATACGCCGCGCATCCAATGGTACAGCCTCTACGACCTCCCCCGCGCCTGGGAAGCCACCACGCGCCACCGCGAAGCGGAAGGATCTTCCTATTACCGCCATTTCTACATGGGCCTGCTTCGCGAAGACGGCACGCCGAAGCCGGCACTCGAGGAATTCCTTCGCTACGCTCCGCAGATCGGATTGGTCCAGTGGTTCCACTACCAAGACCATCGGCTGGACGATGCCGTTGCCTGGATGAAACGGCTCGGCGTCACCCATATGCGTACAGGCCTATCCTGGGCCGACAGTTTCAGGCCGAACGCGCTCGACTGGTTCGACCGCCAGATGCAGGCGCTTGAGGATTTCAATGTTACGGTCACGTTCTGCTTCACGCCCGAGCATCGTGGCCTGCAACCCCACCACACCAGCCCGCCTTTGGTGCCGGAGGAATTCGCTGAATTTTGCGCCGCTATGATCCAGCGCTATGCGCCCGGGATCAGCGCCGGCGCGGTTCCGGCGCGTCGGGCCTCGGCCGCATGA
- a CDS encoding TIGR04290 family methyltransferase, whose amino-acid sequence MLHSNADIRRRIDALGPWFHNMELAGVETAPDHFLGNYPLIKWRKFADAIPADLTGKSVLDIGCNAGFYSIEMKRRGADRVLGIDFDEAYLAQARFAAEVADCEIEFRQLSVYDVGGLGESFDIVLFMGVLYHLRHPLLALDLIREHVVADLLIFQSMQRGSTDLPELEQNYHFWSHELFDQPEFPKLHFIEHRYADDPTNWWIPNRACAEAMLRSAGFEIVRHPETEVYFCRVAGEPAGGGAVYPVKGRQDD is encoded by the coding sequence ATGCTGCATTCCAATGCCGATATACGTCGTCGCATCGATGCGCTCGGGCCGTGGTTCCACAATATGGAATTGGCCGGCGTCGAGACCGCGCCCGACCATTTCCTCGGCAATTACCCGCTGATCAAATGGCGCAAGTTCGCGGACGCGATCCCGGCCGATCTGACGGGCAAGTCCGTGCTCGATATCGGCTGCAATGCCGGCTTCTATTCGATCGAAATGAAAAGGCGTGGCGCCGACCGTGTGCTCGGCATCGATTTCGACGAGGCCTATCTGGCACAGGCCCGTTTTGCCGCCGAGGTCGCGGATTGCGAGATCGAATTCCGGCAATTGTCGGTCTATGACGTCGGCGGTCTGGGCGAAAGCTTCGACATCGTGCTGTTCATGGGGGTGCTCTACCATCTGCGCCATCCGCTGCTGGCGCTCGATCTGATCCGCGAGCACGTCGTGGCCGATCTGTTGATCTTCCAGTCGATGCAGCGCGGCAGCACCGATTTGCCCGAGCTCGAACAGAACTACCACTTCTGGAGCCATGAGCTGTTCGACCAGCCGGAATTCCCGAAACTTCACTTCATCGAGCACCGCTACGCCGACGATCCGACAAATTGGTGGATTCCGAACCGCGCCTGCGCCGAGGCCATGCTGCGCAGCGCCGGTTTCGAGATCGTCCGGCATCCTGAAACGGAGGTTTATTTTTGCCGCGTGGCCGGCGAGCCGGCCGGCGGCGGTGCCGTCTATCCGGTGAAAGGGAGACAAGATGATTGA